The Neobacillus sp. PS3-34 genome has a window encoding:
- a CDS encoding isochorismatase family cysteine hydrolase → MEKRALINIDYTYDFVADNGALTCGEPGQAIEKKITELTEEFIKNGDYTVFAIDVHDQGDEYHPETKLFPPHNIRGTKGRDLFGELNSVFEANKHVSNVVYMDKTRYSAFAGTDLETKLRERGITEVHLVGVCTDICVLHTAVDAYNKGFKIVVYRDAVASFNQNGHAWALGHFEQTLGAVVK, encoded by the coding sequence ATGGAAAAACGTGCTTTGATCAACATTGATTATACTTACGATTTTGTGGCGGATAACGGGGCATTAACATGCGGTGAGCCAGGACAAGCGATAGAAAAAAAAATTACCGAGCTGACAGAAGAGTTTATTAAAAACGGAGATTATACTGTTTTTGCAATTGATGTACATGATCAAGGGGACGAATACCATCCGGAAACGAAGCTATTTCCCCCGCATAATATTAGAGGGACAAAAGGCCGTGACTTATTCGGAGAACTGAATTCAGTTTTTGAAGCTAACAAGCATGTTTCAAATGTAGTATATATGGATAAAACAAGATATTCAGCTTTTGCTGGAACGGATCTTGAAACCAAACTCCGTGAGCGGGGGATTACTGAGGTCCATCTAGTTGGTGTTTGCACCGATATTTGTGTGCTTCATACAGCTGTAGATGCCTATAATAAAGGTTTTAAAATCGTCGTCTATCGGGATGCTGTGGCATCATTTAACCAAAACGGGCATGCTTGGGCACTTGGGCATTTTGAACAAACGCTTGGCGCGGTGGTTAAATAG
- a CDS encoding sigma-70 family RNA polymerase sigma factor: MLEGNDHAFRLLVEKYRNDVFRTVFAVLRDEKEAEDAAQEVFMKIYTSLSRYENQGFKTWITRIAVNHAIDTKRKTARRREDIIEAIEQQAFGTSKDSIENELFDNDRRKQVRDKLDELPDNYRDVIYGFYIAEKSYQQMADEQNVQIKTIETKLYRRGIG; the protein is encoded by the coding sequence GTGCTTGAAGGCAATGACCATGCGTTCCGTCTATTAGTCGAAAAATACCGCAATGATGTGTTCCGGACTGTTTTTGCTGTATTACGCGACGAAAAGGAAGCCGAGGATGCAGCCCAAGAAGTATTCATGAAAATCTACACGTCTCTCTCCCGCTATGAAAATCAGGGCTTTAAAACATGGATCACAAGGATTGCCGTTAACCATGCCATTGATACGAAGCGAAAAACAGCCCGAAGGAGAGAGGACATCATTGAAGCAATAGAGCAGCAGGCTTTTGGAACCTCGAAGGACAGCATTGAAAATGAGCTATTCGATAACGACAGGCGGAAGCAGGTCCGAGATAAACTAGACGAACTGCCGGATAACTACCGTGATGTGATTTACGGTTTTTACATAGCAGAAAAAAGCTATCAGCAAATGGCAGATGAACAGAATGTTCAAATAAAAACGATTGAAACAAAGCTTTACCGGCGAGGAATTGGATGA
- a CDS encoding DUF3231 family protein, producing MGILSGNPQNEPLHYGEVFGVWSFLTAAKGFKAGYQTYLNHTGDGDLKKLIEDAIQGLTQEISQTEELLKVNGVGFPPTPPERPSADLESIPVGARFADPEISAAVSMDIAAGLVACSTIIGQSIREDVAMMFGQFHNAKAMLGAKFLKLNKEKGWLIPPPLHLNSPGKE from the coding sequence ATGGGTATTTTGAGTGGAAATCCGCAAAATGAGCCGCTGCATTACGGAGAAGTATTTGGGGTTTGGAGTTTTCTTACCGCGGCAAAAGGCTTTAAAGCTGGCTATCAAACGTATTTGAATCATACAGGAGATGGGGACCTCAAGAAATTGATTGAAGATGCCATCCAGGGGCTAACGCAGGAAATCAGCCAAACAGAGGAATTGTTAAAGGTAAATGGTGTAGGGTTTCCGCCAACACCCCCAGAGCGCCCTTCAGCTGATTTGGAAAGTATCCCGGTAGGAGCCCGTTTTGCAGATCCTGAAATAAGCGCAGCCGTATCCATGGATATTGCTGCAGGATTAGTTGCATGCAGTACAATCATTGGACAATCAATCCGTGAAGACGTTGCCATGATGTTTGGGCAGTTCCATAATGCAAAGGCCATGCTGGGAGCAAAATTTTTAAAGCTCAATAAAGAAAAAGGCTGGTTAATCCCTCCTCCATTACACTTGAATTCACCTGGTAAAGAATAA
- a CDS encoding Lrp/AsnC family transcriptional regulator: MILDETDKKILRELSANSRQSMRELAKKVNLSAPSVTERVRKMESEGIISEYTISIDYGKIGYGIDCFMEVTLRQGEYEKFRRTIAENPNAEFCYRIACRACYIVKLRLNALQDLEVFINEITSYAETVTHIALSQIKIEKNLLK, translated from the coding sequence ATGATTTTAGATGAAACGGATAAGAAAATTCTTAGGGAATTGTCGGCAAACAGCCGGCAGTCGATGCGGGAGCTGGCGAAGAAAGTGAACCTTTCTGCACCCTCTGTTACAGAACGTGTCCGCAAAATGGAAAGTGAGGGCATTATTAGCGAGTACACCATATCGATCGATTATGGAAAAATCGGTTACGGCATCGATTGTTTTATGGAGGTCACCCTCCGTCAGGGCGAATACGAAAAATTCCGGCGTACGATAGCTGAAAACCCGAATGCCGAGTTTTGCTACCGTATCGCCTGCCGTGCCTGCTATATCGTCAAGCTGCGCCTTAACGCGCTGCAGGATCTGGAAGTTTTTATAAATGAAATCACATCCTATGCCGAAACGGTGACACACATCGCCCTTTCGCAAATTAAAATCGAAAAAAATTTGCTTAAATAA